GCCGAAGACGAACTTGTCGAGGTTCTCCTGGATGGCCAGCCAGTCGAGCATTCTCAGGACGGCATCGGGATTTTTGGACGCGCTCGTCACGACGGCGAACGATTTGTACAACGGGCCCCCCGCCACCCCTTGCTTGCCGTTCGGGCCGACCGGAGGCTCGATCACGATCCATTGGGCATTCGGATCGTTTTGCTTGCTGGTCAGGATCTCGCTGCGCGTCGCCGCCCACGACCCTTCGTACAAGCCGGCCTTGTTGTTGCTCACCTTCTCGTTGTACGCCTTCACTTTGGTCAGCGGCCATTCGTTGTCCAGCACTTTATCCTGATGCAGCTTGCGGATGTACGCAAGCGCTTCCTTCATCTCGGGCTGAATGTCCGATTGCACGATTTTGCCGTCTTTGACGATCCAATAATCCGGGATGACGCCGAAGGCGCCGAACAGACTCGACCAGCCTCTCATGCTGTCGTAGGCGATCATGCCGTACGTATCGGGTTTCCCGTTGCCGTCCGGATCGCTGTCGCGGAACGCTTTCGCTACCTTGACGAAATCATCCAGCGTTTTCGGCACTTCCAGCTTCAGCTTCTCCAGCCAGTCCTTGCGGATATAGATGTTATTCGTGCCGCGGTTTCCGTCGTTCAGAACGGGGATGGCGTAGATTTTGCCGTTGTATTTCGCCGCTTCCCAGGCTTCCGGGAACACATTGTTTTTCAAATTCGGATAATTGCCGATTTTGTCGTCCAGCGCCATCAGCGCGCCTTGTTTGGCGTTGTCCATCAGCCAAGCTTGGCTGGAGTCGGGGATAACGAAAAAGTCCGGAATGTCGCCCGAGGCGAATTTCAAATTCAGCTTGCTGATGAAATCTTCC
This Paenibacillus thermoaerophilus DNA region includes the following protein-coding sequences:
- a CDS encoding extracellular solute-binding protein, which encodes MKKTLAWCTASALVLSLAAGCSSGNPATEGETPAAGEQSQPPKEEKPPVVKVFMMGGLKFPDGETINDNPWTKLLEKETKIDLEIEYGPATPEDFISKLNLKFASGDIPDFFVIPDSSQAWLMDNAKQGALMALDDKIGNYPNLKNNVFPEAWEAAKYNGKIYAIPVLNDGNRGTNNIYIRKDWLEKLKLEVPKTLDDFVKVAKAFRDSDPDGNGKPDTYGMIAYDSMRGWSSLFGAFGVIPDYWIVKDGKIVQSDIQPEMKEALAYIRKLHQDKVLDNEWPLTKVKAYNEKVSNNKAGLYEGSWAATRSEILTSKQNDPNAQWIVIEPPVGPNGKQGVAGGPLYKSFAVVTSASKNPDAVLRMLDWLAIQENLDKFVFGFDQYGENFMYTKKDGKLQLNFENHNKYGYRQQLMFMQPKELNTKKMESLGAEFNLVENINFSVKYGIANAFTGAPTPSMIENLSALRKLRDETFTKIIIGELPIDAFDKFVSDYNAKGGEKIQKEVEQWYTGKGK